In a genomic window of Bemisia tabaci chromosome 1, PGI_BMITA_v3:
- the Bub3 gene encoding mitotic checkpoint protein BUB3, whose translation MSSESRTEYKLNSPPEDGISSVKFGPKSSQFLLVSSWDCSVRLYDIVANSVRIKYQHDASVLDCCFQDAVHSFSGGLDNTLKMYDFNSNTESKLGTHDKAIRCIEYSTEVNAILTGSWDSTVKMWDPRTSRAVGTYTQPDKVYTMSLCAEKFVVGTAGRKVYVWDLRNMGYIQQRRESSLKYQTRCIKCFPNKQGYVLSSIEGRVAVEYLDTGVEMQKKKYAFKCHRIKENGIEHIFPVNAVSFHQGYNTFATGGSDGYVNIWDGFNKKRLCQFHRYSASISSLCFSQDGSVLAIACSYMYEMDTPPDPYPEESIYIRHVTDQETKPK comes from the exons ATGTCTAGCGAATCTCGAACGGAGTATAAGCTCAATTCTCCTCCAGAAGATGGAATTTCTTCTGTTAAGTTTGGACCAAAATCATCCCAATTCCTTCTTGTTTCATCATGGGATTGTTCAGTAAGATTGTACGATATTGTAGCAAATAGTGTCAGGATCAAGTATCAACATGACGCCTCGGTACTGGATTGTTGTTTTCAG gatgcTGTTCATTCATTCAGTGGAGGATTAGATAATACattaaaaatgtatgatttCAACAGCAATACAG AAAGCAAACTAGGCACTCATGATAAAGCCATTAGATGCATTGAATACTCTACAGAGGTTAACGCAATTTTAACTGGTAGCTGGGATTCTACTGTAAAGATGTGGGATCCTAGAACATCAAGAGCCGTTGGTACTTACACCCAACCAGACAAA GTTTACACAATGAGCCTGTGTGCAGAGAAGTTTGTTGTCGGTACTGCGGGTCGCAAAGTGTATGTCTGGGATCTAAGAAATATGGGCTATATCCAGCAAAGAAGAGAGTCCAGCTTGAAGTATCAAACTCGTTGTATAAAATGTTTCCCCAATAAGCAA GGTTATGTCCTGAGTAGCATCGAAGGAAGGGTAGCAGTCGAATATTTGGACACCGGAGTGGAGATGCAAAAGAAGAAATATGCCTTCAAATGCCATCGTATTAAAGAAAATGGAATCGAGCATATATTCCCTGTTAATGCTGTCAG ttttcacCAAGGGTATAACACATTTGCCACGGGTGGCTCTGATGGCTACGTCAATATATGGGACGGTTTCAATAAGAAGAGATTATGTCAATTCCATAGATATTCTGCCTCCATCTCTTCCCTTTGCTTCAGTCAAGATG GATCGGTCTTGGCAATCGCTTGTTCTTACATGTATGAAATGGACACACCACCAGATCCATACCCTGAGGAGAGTATCTACATCCGACACGTCACGGATCAAGAAACGAAgccaaaataa
- the RpL17 gene encoding large ribosomal subunit protein uL22, producing MGRYSYEPENVARSCKARGYNLRVHFKNTRETAKNIQYMLLRRAIRYLKNVKEKKECVPFRRFTGGIGRCAQAKAWKCVQGRWPQKSAEHILQLLRNAEANADLKGLDVDRLRIDHIQVNRAPCLRRRTYRAHGRINPYMSHPCHIEVVLSEQQEFVPQPGQEDKTPKKLSKKKLARQKAKLRD from the exons ATGGGGCGGTACTCCTACGAGCCAGAAAATGTTGCCAGATCCTGCAAGGCAAGAGGTTACAACCTGAGAGTACATTTCAAA aacACACGAGAAACAGCCAAAAATATCCAGTATATGTTATTGCGCAGGGCCATCCGCTAcctgaaaaatgtgaaagagAAGAAGGAGTGTGTACCTTTCAGACGCTTCACTGGTGGTATTGGACGATGTGCGCAG GCTAAAGCATGGAAGTGCGTTCAAGGTAGATGGCCTCAAAAGTCAGCAGAACACATCCTTCAACTTTTGAGGAATGCTGAAGCCAATGCTGATTTGAAAGGCCTAGATGTTGACCGCCTTAGGATTGACCATATTCAAGTCAACAGAGCTCCATGTTTGAGGAGAAGAACTTACAGAGCTCACGGTCGTATCAACC cttaCATGAGTCATCCTTGTCACATCGAAGTTGTGTTAAGTGAACAACAAGAATTTGTACCTCAGCCAGGACAAGAGGACAAGACACCGAAAAAACTTTCGAAGAAAAAGTTGGCCCGACAGAAAGCCAAGCTCCGTGATTAA
- the LOC109036624 gene encoding tRNA (guanine-N(7)-)-methyltransferase: protein MSLETEAPPVSTSPGEGTQRPPFKPGHRHYLKPQKKFYRQRAHSNPMSDHLIDYPRTPAVMDWGSLYPAFFNNPKDKTKQVEFADLGCGYGGLLVALSPMFPDTLILGMELRVKVSDFVIDKIKNLRSEHPDQYQNIACIRSNVMKYFPCYFKKAQLSKMFFLYPDPHFKRNKHRWRVINRGTLAEYAYALKEGGIVYTITDIPMLHSWIDSHFTEHPLFQKLTEEELKADPVVEKIYASTEEGQKVSRTNGLKLMACYRRVPDPFK, encoded by the exons ATGTCTTTGGAAACAGAAGcaccacccgtttcaacaaGTCCTGGCGAAGGTACTCAGCGACCGCCGTTCAAACCTGGGCACAGACATTATCTTAAGCCTCAGAAGAAGTTTTATCGCCAAAGAGCCCATTCCAATCCGATGTCCGACCATTTAATTGATTA CCCTCGAACTCCAGCAGTCATGGACTGGGGATCTCTTTATCCAGCATTTTTCAATAACCCGAAGGACAAAACAAAGCAAGTAGAGTTTGCTGATCTTGGCTGCGGTTACGGGGGATTACTAG TTGCTCTGTCTCCTATGTTCCCGGATACCCTAATCTTAGGCATGGAACTTCGTGTCAAAGTCTCAGATTTTGTGATAGACAAAATAAAGAATCTCCGATCTGAGCATCCGGATCAATACCAGAATATAGCCTGCATTCGAAGCAACGTCATGAAGTATTTTCCCTGCTATTTCAAAAAAGCTCAATTGTCGAAAATGTTCTTCCTGTATCCAGATCCACACTTCAAGAGGAATAAGCACAGATGGCGTGTCATCAATCGAGGAACATTAGCGGAGTACGCATATGCTCTGAAAGAAGGG gGAATCGTGTACACTATCACGGATATTCCAATGCTCCACTCTTGGATTGATTCACATTTCACAGAACACcctcttttccaaaaattgacagAAGAAGAATTAAAAGCCGACCCAGTAGTGGAGAAAATCTACGCAAGCACCGAAGAAGGACAGAAGGTATCCAGGACTAATGGCCTAAAGCTCATGGCTTGCTACAGAAGGGTTCCGGATCCCTTTAAGTGA